A window from Salvelinus fontinalis isolate EN_2023a chromosome 8, ASM2944872v1, whole genome shotgun sequence encodes these proteins:
- the LOC129861104 gene encoding nuclear receptor coactivator 6-like isoform X3 — protein MAHQHLPLELPQWTAVPDGDPESDSDRDSGVGEDAGSHRGNDISHRQDGVRERGGEGDFTIFVAFQGNMDDEDLQEKLDNILNRMPSMLELDSDRLQPQHVEPWNSVRVTFNIPREAAERLRLLAQNNQQQLRDLGILSVQIEGEGAINVAMGQNRGQEVRVNGPIGAPGQMRMDVGFPGQPGPGGMRMSNPSMVPPGPGMSGQAMVPSSSGQMHPRPPSQTDAMDPMMSLQQQQLQHPQAGPHSQGPMPPQAAHHIQVMQAGRQLNPAALQQLQQAQQQAQLSQLGGPRPPFNPSGQMPVPSGWNQLPSGVLQPPPAQGGPMGPAAWRKAPPQVQMGQRPPSLATVQTPSHPPPPYPFGSQQAGQVFNAMGQLQQQQQSGAGQFAAPQPKGPQGVLGGVAGLPRPHLPQSAGPQGNLTAKSPGSSSSPFQQGSPGTPPMMGQAQLGPRSMAPQGFPQGVGSPGRVVMGQQGNMQQGFIGMPQHGQPGPQVHQGGMGGMPKRLPMGFPSVSGNQNFAQGQVTSAPGTPGGGANPQPQSSQTMAHTGAQSSASTPNTMQGPSHSQPNVMGLHSGMAGQPQGTNSGPSMSQPQPGLQSQMMDLQGQPVSSSPSQMVQGGGQGQTVLSRPLNPGQRGGMTPPKQLMPQQGQGQMIGGPGHQAMLLQQQQQNSMMEQMQQMQGNKQAFGLKGQAGVMPGQMMRGPSPNVPGNMAQFQQPQVGQQQQQMTPQQQHQQQQQMAQLQQLQQLQLQQLQQQQQQQQQQQQMTQQQPQQVPIGGNPNQAMGMQGQQMRLPSGHPLVQQQLQQQQLQQKQAMLQQQQQQAAQQHPHALGDPSGATGDMGGVQQMLPDMQVQQQGMMGIGVPQHMQVGNGHFPGHGMNFNPQFGGQMPMGGPCAQAGGFPVNKDVTLTSPLLVNLLQSDISASQFGPGGKQAAGGPGQAKPKKKKPPRKKKPKVGEGQQPVEGLGGLDVGAGLEDPELPGLSGEQGVGMDPSGPKLSDFTNRPAGFPGQPGDQRVLQQVPMQFMQQQQQQQQQQQQQQQQQQQQQQQQQQQQQQQQQQQQQQQQQQQQQQQQQQQQQQQQQQQQHQMQHMQQQQMQQLQQQQMQQLQQQQMQGLQVPAGQQQGVAGAQGPTQVQPQMHPHQLQQQQQQQQQMLMIMKMQQEQAKSRMPLPPGGQHPPRGMLNPGEAQRIPGSQQGNMPVMINLQGHGGVPPSPDKPRGMPLIVNPQMAGAARRMSHPEAGQGTGAEESPGAANSLQDRPGGQEMGMPPGNGAQQMLVNQGPNTHMMKQGPGPSPQHPGASPQQQMPPQPQQVGPMPGLHFPNVPTTSQSSRPKTPNRASPRPYHHPLTPTNRPPSTEPSEINLSPERLNASIAGLFPPKINIPLPPRQPNLSRGFDQQGGLNPTTLKAIGQAPPSLTLPSNNGSGVGNSNNGQQSFPTGSGAANSGQGKPDKQPGGGQAKRANPSNGRRSSPASSRKVTNPSSGRQKWTKITLTSPSHQQQMVNPQTGQTMMLSPTPVPPSPVTLPPAAGVGLEPQQIQTPFQVMQGNPAEMPREGQGMAGVEHQQMPQPLRELSAPRMASPRVATPQEAKAGLEQTVAIVARQPVQSTPQQVSGSEASPSLNQLLDNAATPSVHPRPTLIAPAGDAACKESSKASIVSENLSSVFQSSNAVATAAVNDPEANPKPSSTPSPKLPNLVGNPNLQRNANTNLNANPGPSPNLNPTDSPNVNSISSPSAKPSTPSPNLNPTITHSPTLNPTPSFSVSVGASVSHSSPLPNITSSPKPNPNPAISPKPTPSPKPNPNPAISPKPTPSPKPNPNPAISPKPNPNPAVGPKPTPSPKPSTNIPTVLQIPASSATIFPNQISYTPAPTPQAPPGVISAMVAMPKKNIRPQQSSQQTRGPHPQFITTPVFNTGTPIFHVPTVSVAPNATVVSQPVTMVKPIQVSTTNIQLTAAPTQAQAPASTQAAVVSVASYQPARTLVGQVQMATRRASPVPVSTLPRPQQQKPGNPKSETPGEAPPGQKLSPPVGQPSPHPSLSPTALASASSSVQQPLASPPPCSSPGAPASARKSPMSPPLPAEGKPAQGKPAEGKPAQASGSAPPVGNRPDYQQVAEARAAQPLEGTSQPQRGPNWAVPPHAFPPPPASVIQTRTTVSGAQTRTTVSGAQTRTTAAAVPLKVTTPPVSAPTPVLAQSAAPAQSCLPASTTTTPPPVSVPVTTRTSTTAPVPTPATSLPAPSSASVPSPSPSTSPVAAAPGPPGPSPAISSLVAPTPTGAQPAPTAMEPPSQPAPLEPPALAGNTPVSVQPEPLQQEEPVATEKTEVATVTEQGWAKKRKTPVNLVPRAAVEKPKGPSRRSSRAEKEVEEETVADGVQRKRPARPGASAMVAAKETGASPTQAKRRKSK, from the exons ATGGCACATCAACACCTCCCATTGGAGCTTCCCCAGTGGACAGCAGTCCCAGATGGGGACCCTGAATCAGATTCTGACCGGGACTCAGGAGTCGGAGAAGATGCCGGCAGTCACCGTGGCAATGACATCTCACACCGTCAGGATGGAGTTCGAGAGcgaggcggagagggggatttCACTATCTTTGTTGCCTTTCAAGGAAATATGGATGACGAGGACTTACAAGAGAAACTTGACAACATCCTTAACAGGATGCCTAGTATGCTTGAACTAG ATTCTGATAGACTCCAGCCCCAGCATGTGGAGCCATGGAACAGTGTGCGTGTCACCTTTAACATTCCCCGGGAAGCAGCGGAGCGCCtcaggctgctggcccagaacaACCAGCAGCAGCTCCGAGACCTGGGCATCCTCTCTGTACAGATAGAAG GTGAAGGAGCCATCAACGTGGCCATGGGGCAGAacagaggtcaggaggtcagagtGAACGGACCAATCGGCGCGCCCGGACAGATGAGGATGGATGTGGGATTCCCAGGACAACCAGGCCCAG GAGGCATGAGAATGAGCAACCCATCGATGGTCCCCCCTGGCCCCGGTATGTCTGGCCAGGCCATGGTCCCCAGCAGCAGTGGCCAGATGCACCCCAGACCCCCTTCGCAGACTG ATGCAATGGACCCCATGATGTCCTTACAACAGCAGCAGCTTCAGCATCCCCAGGCTGGCCCCCACAGCCAAGGTCCCATGCCCCCCCAGGCTGCTCACCACATTCAG GTCATGCAGGCAGGGCGGCAGCTCAACCCAGCCGCCCTCCAGCAGCTGCAGCAGGCTCAGCAACAGGCCCAGCTCTCCCAGCTTGGTGGCCCCCGTCCCCCTTTCAATCCCTCCGGCCAGATGCCTGTACCCTCCGGCTGGAACCAGCTCCCCTCAGGGGTCCTCCAGCCCCCTCCAGCCCAGGGAGGACCCATGGGCCCAGCAGCCTGGAGGAAGGCCCCTCCCCAAGTCCAGATGGGTCAACGTCCCCCCTCCCTGGCTACGGTGCAGACCCCCAGCCACCCTCCACCTCCGTACCCGTTTGGTAGCCAGCAGGCTGGCCAGGTGTTTAATGCTATGGGGCAGCTCCAGCAACAGCAGCAGTCAGGGGCTGGTCAATTTGCAGCCCCCCAACCTAAAGGTCCCCAAGGTGTGCTTGGAGGGGTGGCAGGACTCCCTAGACCTCATCTGCCTCAATCAGCAGGGCCTCAGGGTAACCTCACAGCCAAGTCCCCTGGGTCTTCATCTTCCCCCTTCCAGCAGGGTTCTCCGGGGACTCCTCCCATGATGGGTCAGGCCCAGCTAGGCCCGCGATCTATGGCCCCACAGGGTTTCCCTCAAGGGGTGGGCTCACCGGGCAGGGTGGTGATgggacagcagggtaacatgcaGCAAGGGTTCATAGGAATGCCCCAACATGGGCAACCTGGACCTCAGGTTCATCAAGGAGGAATGGGAG GCATGCCCAAACGTCTGCCCATGGGGTTCCCTAGCGTCTCAGGGAACCAGAACTTTGCCCAGGGTCAGGTGACTAGCGCCCCAGGAACCCCAGGGGGAGGAGCCAATCCCCAGCCCCAGAGCAGCCAGACTATGGCCCACACAG GAGCCCAGTCATCAGCCTCCACCCCCAACACCATGCAGGGTCCCTCACACTCCCAGCCCAATGTCATGGGCCTCCACAGTGGCATGGCTGGCCAGCCCCAAGGCACCAACTCCGGGCCCAGTATGAGCCAGCCCCAGCCAGGCCTCCAGTCCCAGATGATGGACCTCCAGGGCCAGCCCGTGTCCTCGTCCCCCAGCCAGATGGTTCAAGGTGGGGGTCAAGGGCAGACAGTCCTCTCTAGACCCCTCAACCCAGGGCAGAGAGGAGGCATGACCCCACCCAAACAGCTGATGCCACAGCAGGGCCAGGGCCAGATGATTGGAGGGCCGGGGCACCAGGCGATGCTcctacaacaacaacagcaaaacTCCATGATGGAACAGATGCAACAAATGCAAGGAAACAAGCAGGCGTTTGGGTTGAAAGGTCAAGCCGGGGTCATGCCAGGTCAGATGATGCGGGGTCCATCTCCTAACGTGCCCGGAAACATGGCTCAGTTCCAGCAGCCTCAGGTGGGCCAACAGCAGCAACAAATGACTCCGCAGCAGCAGCATCAACAGCAGCAGCAAATGGCTCAGCTCCAACAGTTGCAACAACTGCAGCTACAACAgctacaacagcagcagcagcagcagcagcaacaacaacagatgACCCAGCAGCAGCCCCAACAG GTCCCCATTGGCGGCAACCCCAACCAGGCCATGGGTATGCAGGGTCAACAGATGAGACTCCCCAGTGGTCATCCTCTGGTCCAACAGCAgctacagcagcagcagctccaacaaaaacaagccatgctgcaacagcagcagcaacaggcGGCGCAGCAACACCCACACGCTCTCGGGGACCCCAGCGGTGCTACAGGCGACATGGGCGGTGTCCAACAGATGCTCCCGGACATGCAGGTTCAGCAACAAGGCATGATGGGAATTGGAGTCCCTCAGCACATGCAGGTGGGCAATGGCCACTTCCCTGGTCATGGGATGAACTTCAACCCCCAGTTTGGGGGTCAGATGCCCATGGGAGGGCCGTGTGCTCAGGCAGGGGGGTTTCCAGTGAACAAGGATGTGACACTAACCAGTCCTCTCCTGGTCAACCTGCTTCAGAGTGACATCTCTGCCAGTCAGTTTGGGCCTGGGGGGAAGCAGGCGGCTGGAGGACCTGGCCAGGCTAAACCCAAGAAGAAGAAACCACCACGCAAGAAGAAGCCCAAAGTAGGGGAGGGACAGCAGCCGGTCGAGGGGCTAGG GGGTCTGGATGTGGGGGCTGGCCTGGAGGACCCGGAGCTGCCAGGGCTGAGTGGGGAACAGGGAGTGGGCATGGACCCTTCCGGACCCAAACTCTCAGACTTCACCAACAGGCCTGCAG GTTTCCCAGGTCAGCCTGGAGACCAGAGAGTCCTACAGCAGGTGCCCATGCAGTTcatgcagcagcaacagcagcagcagcaacagcaacaacaacagcagcaacaacaacaacagcagcaacaacaacaacagcagcaacaacaacagcagcagcaacaacaacagcagcagcaacaacaacagcagcagcagcagcaacagcagcagcagcagcagcagcaacaacaacagcagcagcatcaAATGCAGCATATGCAACAACAGCAAATGCAACAGCTGCAACAACAGCAAATGCAACAACTACAACAGCAGCAGATGCAGGGACTGCAGGTTCCTGCTGGACAGCAGCAGGGGGTGGCTGGAGCTCAGGGTCCGACTCAAGTCCAGCCACAGATGCACCCTCATCAgctacagcagcagcagcaacagcag CAGCAGATGCTGATGATCATGAAGATGCAGCAGGAGCAGGCTAAGAGCCGGATGCCCCTCCCTCCAGGCGGGCAGCACCCCCCCAGGGGCATGTTGAATCCCGGGGAGGCCCAGAGGATACCTGGGTCCCAACAGGGCAACATGCCTGTCATGATCAACCTCCAGGGGCACGGAGGAGTGCCTCCCTCTCCAGACAAACCCAGAGGGATGCCCCTCATCGTCAATCCACAG ATGGCTGGGGCAGCCAGAAGGATGTCTCACCCCGaggcagggcagggtactggggctGAGGAGTCCCCTGGAGCAGCCAACTCCCTGCAAGACAGACCCGGGGGCCAGGAGATGGGGATGCCGCCTGGGAACGGAGCCCAACAGATGTTGGTGAACCAGGGCCCCAATACCCACATGATGAAGCAAGGCCCAGGCCCCTCGCCCCAGCACCCTGGAGCTAGCCCCCAGCAGCAGATGCCCCCTCAGCCCCAGCAGGTTGGCCCCATGCCAGGCCTCCACTTCCCTAATGTCCCCACAACTTCCCAGAGCTCCAGGCCCAAAACACCCAACCGAGCCAGTCCCAGGCCCTACCACCATCCTCTCACCCCAACCAATCGTCCTCCCAGCACTGAGCCCTCTGAGATCAACCTCTCCCCTGAGAGGCTGAATGCCTCCATCGCAGGCCTGTTCCCCCCCAAAATCAACATCCCTCTGCCCCCCAGGCAGCCCAACCTTAGCCGGGGCTTTGACCAGCAGGGTGGGCTCAACCCCACCACTCTCAAAGCCATAGGGCAGGCCCCTCCCAGCCTAACTCTGCCCAGCAACAACGGAAGTGGTGTAGGTAACTCTAACAACGGTCAGCAGTCTTTCCCTACAGGCAGTGGAGCTGCCAACTCGGGCCAGGGCAAACCGGACAAGCAGCCTGGAGGAGGTCAGGCTAAAAGGGCCAATCCCAGTAACGGCCGCAGATCCAGCCCTGCCTCCAGCCGCAAAGTCACTAACCCCAGCTCAGGGAGGCAGAAGTGGACCAAAATCACCCTCACATCCCCTTCTCACCAGCAACAAATGGTCAACCCCCAGACAGGGCAGACCATGATGCTGAGCCCCACCCCGGTGCCTCCTAGCCCAGTCACTCTCCCACCAGCGGCGGGGGTCGGCCTGGAGCCCCAGCAGATCCAGACCCCCTTCCAGGTGATGCAGGGTAACCCAGCTGAGATGCCCAGGGAAGGGCAGGGAATGGCAGGTGTAGAGCACCAGCAGATGCCCCAGCCTCTGAGGGAGCTCTCCGCCCCACGGATGGCTAGCCCCCGTGTAGCCACTCCTCAGGAGGCTaaagctgggctggagcagacagtGGCGATAGTGGCGAGGCAGCCTGTACAGAGCACTCCTCAGCAGGTGTCTGGATCTGAggcctctccttctctcaaccagctgctGGATAACGCAGCCACCCCCAGCGTGCATCCCAGGCCCACTCTAATTGCTCCAGCTGGGGATGCTGCCTGCAAGGAGAGCTCTAAAGCCTCCATAGTTTCAGAGAACCTATCCAGTGTTTTTCAGAGCTCGAATGCAGTGGCTACTGCTGCTGTGAACGATCCAGAAGCTAACCCCAAGCCTAGCTCAACCCCCAGCCCAAAACTCCCAAATCTAGTCGGTAATCCTAACCTGCAGCGCAATGCAAATACCAATCTGAATGCAAATCCCGGCCCTAGCCCCAATCTTAACCCAACTGACAGCCCCAACGTCAACTCTATCTCTAGCCCCAGCGCCAAGCCTAGCACCCCTAGCCCTAACTTAAACCCTACCATTACCCACAGCCCTACTCTAAACCCTACTCCTAGTTTTAGCGTCAGTGTGGGTGCCAGCGTCAGTCACAGTAGTCCCCTCCCCAACATTACCTCCAGCCCCAAACCTAACCCAAACCCTGCCATTAGCCCCAAACCAACCCCCAGCCCCAAACCTAACCCAAACCCTGCCATTAGCCCCAAACCAACCCCCAGCCCCAAACCTAACCCAAACCCTGCCATTAGCCCCAAACCTAACCCAAACCCTGCCGTTGGCCCCAAACCAACCCCCAGCCCTAAACCCTCGACCAATATCCCCACTGTCCTGCAGATCCCTGCATCATCTGCCACCATCTTCCCCAACCAGATCAGTTACACCCCAGCTCCCACCCCCCAGGCCCCCCCAGGTGTCATCTCCGCTATGGTGGCAATGCCCAAAAAGAACATCAGACCCCAGCAGTCCAGCCAGCAGAcccgtggcccccacccccagtTTATCACCACTCCTGTGTTTAACACCGGTACTCCCATCTTCCACGTCCCTACAGTGTCTGTGGCCCCCAACGCCACGGTAGTGTCCCAGCCGGTCACCATGGTAAAGCCCATACAGGTGTCCACCACTAACATCCAGCTCACTGCTGCTCCAACCCAGGCCCAAGCCCCGGCCTCGACTCAGGCTGCTGTGGTCAGTGTGGCTAGCTACCAGCCTGCCCGAACGCTAGTTGGGCAGGTCCAGATGGCCACTAGACGTGCTTCCCCTGTCCCTGTTAGTACTCTGCCTCGACCTCAGCAGCAAAAGCCTGGCAATCCCAAGTCGGAGACCCCGGGTGAAGCGCCCCCTGGCCAGAAATTGAGCCCACCAGTTGGGCAGCCATCACCCCATCCCAGCCTCTCTCCCACAGCCTTGGCGTCTGCCTCGTCTTCCGTCCAACAGCCCCTAGCGTCCCCTCCTCCATGCTCCAGTCCTGGTGCCCCAGCCAGCGCCCGGAAGAGCCCTATGTCCCCCCCCTTGCCTGCCGAGGGAAAGCCTGCCCAGGGAAAGCCTGCCGAGGGAAAGCCTGCCCAGGCTTCTGGCTCTGCACCACCAGTGGGTAATCGACCAGACTACCAGCAGGTTGCTGAAGCACGGGCTGCCCAACCTTTAGAGGGGACTTCCCAGCCCCAGAGGGGGCCGAACTGGGCTGTGCCCCCTCACGCCTTCCCTCCACCCCCTGCATCTGTCATCCAGACTCGGACCACAGTGTCTGGAGCACAGACTCGGACCACAGTGTCTGGAGCACAGACTCGGACCACAGCTGCTGCTGTTCCTCTGAAAGTCACCACTCCTCCAGTATCAGCGCCAACTCCTGTCCTTGCTCAATCTGCTGCACCAGCCCAGTCCTGTCTTCCtgcctctactactaccacccctcccccagtGTCAGTCCCTGTCACCACCCGAACCTCTACTACTGCCCCTGTTCCTACCCCTGCTACGTCTCTCCCTGCTCCTTCTTCAGCCTCAGTCCCAAGTccatccccatccacctctcctgTTGCTGCCGCCCCTGGACCCCCCGGTCCCTCCCCAGCCATATCCTCCCTAGTGGCCCCTACCCCTACTGGGGCTCAGCCTGCCCCCACAGCCATGGAGcctcccagccagccagccccacTAGAGCCCCCAGCACTTGCAGGCAACACCCCAG TGTCAGTCCAACCTGAACCTCTACAGCAAGAGGAGCCTGTTGCTACGGAGAAGACTG AAGTTGCCACAGTAACCGAGCAAGG ATGGGCAAAGAAAAGAAAGACTCCCGTCAACTTAGTCCCAAG GGCTGCTGTGGAGAAGCCGAAAGGTCCCAGCAGACGGAGCTCGCGGGCTGaaaaggaggtggaggaggaaacGGTGGCAGACGGCGTGCAGAGGAAGAGACCAGCCAGGCCTGGAGCCAGCGCTATGGTTGCTGCTAAAG AAACCGGTGCCAGTCCTACCCAGGCTAAGAGAAGGAAGTCTAAATGA